From the Desulfobacterales bacterium genome, one window contains:
- a CDS encoding 3-oxoacyl-ACP reductase FabG: MPAEILRLKDKVAIVTGGGYGIGRAYAMGMAAEGAKVVIADINLDAARKAAADIQTAGGEALPLKIDVSSEKSTLEMAEKTKEHFGRIDILINNAAIFGRVKITRVPFYELDLEEWDRVFAVNLKGTLLCCRAVFPQMKARQSGKIINISSSGVLFGNPNYVHYVASKAGIIGLTRSLARELGAYNINVNCLLPGATVTEDPNDKEAMERRLKRFENNLLPKRCLKRVQYPDSLVGAIIFLASAESDFMTGQSIVVDGGDMLH, from the coding sequence ATGCCTGCTGAAATACTGAGACTCAAAGACAAAGTCGCCATTGTAACCGGCGGCGGCTATGGAATCGGACGGGCCTATGCTATGGGAATGGCTGCTGAAGGGGCCAAGGTCGTCATTGCGGATATCAATCTGGACGCCGCCCGGAAAGCCGCTGCCGACATCCAGACGGCCGGAGGAGAGGCCTTGCCGCTAAAAATCGATGTGTCCAGTGAAAAGAGCACCCTTGAAATGGCTGAAAAAACCAAGGAACATTTCGGTCGCATCGACATCCTGATCAACAATGCCGCCATTTTCGGCAGGGTCAAGATCACACGCGTACCCTTCTACGAGCTTGATCTGGAAGAATGGGATCGCGTTTTTGCGGTCAACCTCAAAGGAACGCTGTTATGCTGCCGGGCGGTTTTCCCCCAGATGAAGGCCCGGCAGAGCGGCAAGATCATCAACATTTCTTCATCGGGCGTTCTTTTTGGAAATCCCAACTACGTCCACTATGTCGCCAGTAAAGCCGGCATCATCGGCCTGACCCGCAGCCTGGCCCGCGAATTGGGCGCATACAACATCAATGTGAACTGCCTGCTGCCCGGTGCAACCGTCACTGAAGACCCCAACGATAAAGAAGCCATGGAACGTCGCCTCAAGCGGTTCGAAAACAACCTCCTGCCGAAACGCTGTTTAAAACGCGTCCAGTATCCCGACAGTCTCGTCGGCGCGATCATATTCCTGGCATCGGCGGAAAGTGATTTCATGACCGGTCAGAGCATCGTCGT